Proteins from one Acanthopagrus latus isolate v.2019 chromosome 18, fAcaLat1.1, whole genome shotgun sequence genomic window:
- the pabir2 gene encoding protein FAM122B isoform X1, which yields MFMNWPQAALASTMNNSGVLPQEKMELDLEIPSSLVQSDGHLRRSNSAPMINGLSDNSQVFQREVLRSRRNSTTVVNRPNMVPSSPIRVPSTRLHQIKQEEGVDVMNRETAHEREVQAAMQMSQSWEESLSLSDNDLEKSASSSPKRIDFVPVSPAPSPTRGIGKKQCFSPSLQILVSSNGLTPSPIPSPTRRFSRRSQSPINCIRASILGPIKRKGEMETESQPKRLFQGTTTMLSSDVSNLSDRSSCHSPDLLDGSLSSVGSSTDSPGKMEGVSPSSSSNSPFASLQDLSPK from the exons atgtttatgaaTTGGCCACAAGCTGCGTTAGCTAGCACAATGAACAACTCGGGAGTGTTGCCACAAGAAAAGATGGAGCTGGATCTGGAAATCCCATCTTCATTAGTTCAGAGCGATGGACACTTGAGGAGATCCAACAGTGCACCCATGATAAATGGCTTAAG TGATAACTCTCAAGTGTTCCAGAGAGAGGTCCTGCGAAGCCGGAGGAATAGCACTACAGTAGTCAACAGGCCCAACATG GTCCCTTCATCACCTATTCGTGTCCCCAGCACCAGACttcatcaaataaaacaa gaggagggagtaGACGTGATGAACAGGGAGACTGCTCATGAACG GGAAGTTCAAGCCGCCATGCAGATGAGCCAGTCCTGGGAGGAAAGCCTCAGTCTG AGTGACAATGATTTGGAGAAGTCGGCATCGTCGTCTCCAAAGCGCATCGACTTTGTGCCTGTGTCTCCTGCCCCATCCCCAACCAGAGGGATAGGAAAGAAG CAGTGTTTCTCTCCTTCACTACAAATCCTTGTGAGCAGCAACGGCCTGACACCAAGCCCAATACCCAGCCCAACGCGACGCTTCAG CCGACGGAGTCAAAGCCCCATCaactgcatcagagccagcaTACTTGGACCGATAAAACGCAAAG gtgagatggagacagagagtcAACCTAAAAGGCTTTTCCAGGGTACCACCACCATGCTGTCCTCTGACGTCTCCAACCTGTCGGATCGCAGTTCCTG tCATTCTCCAGATTTGCTGGACGGCAGCCTCAGCAGCGTCGGCTCCTCTACAGACTCGCCGGGCAAAATGGAGGGGGTCTCGCCCTCCTCGTCCAGCAACTCCCCCTTCGCTTCCCTTCAGGATTTGTCCCCAAAGTGA
- the phf6 gene encoding PHD finger protein 6 produces the protein MSGQRKGTAAARLPKCAFCRTNRDKECGQLLMSDSQKVAAHHKCMLFSSALVTSHSDSENIGGFSIEDVKKEIKRGNKLMCSSCHRPGATIGCDVKTCRRTYHYYCAVKDKAQIKENPSQGIYLVYCRKHRDASQDGIQDEEGGVEDSDSSPPQSRGRGRFEKGRAKAGSRGQSEDSRSSTSQAADEESSSHRDRSPLRASPGDGGQRCGFCHAGDEENQTRGMLHTDNSKKVAAHYKCMLFSSGTVQLTTTSRAEFGNFDVKTVIQEIKRGKRMKCTLCTQLGATIGCEIKACVKTYHYHCGLQDKAKYIENMARGIYKLYCKNHSGNEERDEEDEERENRSRERAAIDHGGTPSMQVNGN, from the exons ATGTCAGGACAGAGGAAAGGAACGGCAGCAGCGCGGCTGCCTAAATGTGCCTTCTGCAGAACCAACCGTGACAAGGAGTGTGGGCAGCTGCTAATGTCGGACAGCCAGAAGGTGGCAGCCCACCACAAGTGCATG ctcttctcCTCCGCCCTGGTCACATCTCACTCAGACAGTGAAAACATCGGAGGATTTTCCATTGAggatgtgaaaaaagaaatcaagagGGGAAATAAATTG ATGTGTTCTTCATGTCACCGACCGGGCGCTACTATCGGCTGTGATGTGAAGACGTGCCGGAGGACGTATCACTATTACTGTGCTGTGAAGGATAAAGCCCAGATCAAAGAGAATCCCTCACAAGGGATTTACCT CGTTTACTGTCGCAAACACCGTGATGCTTCTCAGGATGGCATTCAAG ATGAAGAAGGAGGTGTGGAGGATTCAGACTCTTCGCCTCCACAAAGTAGAGGCAGAGGGAGATTTGAGAAGGGTAGAGCTAAGGCCGGCTCTCGTGGCCAGTCGGAAGACTCCCGCTCCTCCACCTCACAGGCTGCAGACGAGGAGAGCTCCTCCCAT CGGGACAGGTCACCTCTGCGGGCCAGCCCAGGAGACGGCGGCCAGCGTTGTGGCTTTTGTCATGCTGGCGATGAAGAGAATCAAACGAGAGGCATGCTTCACACCGACAACTCCAAAAAAGTGGCCGCGCACTACAAGTGCATG CTTTTTTCATCGGGGACGGTGCAGCTGACCACTACATCACGGGCTGAATTTGGGAACTTTGATGTGAAAACAGTTATCCAGGAAAttaaaagggggaaaagaatG aaaTGCACGCTCTGCACTCAGCTGGGTGCCACCATTGGGTGTGAAATCAAGGCATGTGTGAAGACCTACCACTACCACTGCGGCCTTCAGGACAAAGCCAAGTACATTGAAAACATGGCGCGTGGCATCTACAA actATACTGTAAGAACCACAGTGGTAACGAGGAGCGGGACGAGGAAGATGAAGAACGAGAGAATCGCAGTAGGGAGAGGGCAGCAATTGATCATGGTGGAACACCGTCAATGCAAGTGAATGGCAACTAG
- the mospd1 gene encoding motile sperm domain-containing protein 1, with the protein MQQQHRQPELVEGSLPVFVFPTELVFYADDQTSHKQVLTLYNPYEFALKFKVLCTAPNKYTVVDATGAVKPQCCVDIVIRHRDVRACHYGVYDKFRLQVSEQSQRKALGRKEVTATLRASASLEPPSPRAQDEERRIKEQFADSEFFEQTAFQTESRPVAGGPSLLTVLLGLVCMAALMLPTLGEQESTVPVYLHLSVNKKLVAAYVLGLLTMVILRT; encoded by the exons atgcagcagcagcatcgacAGCCTGAGCTGGTGGAAGGAAGCCTTCCCGTGTTCGTGTTCCCCACTGAGCTCGTGTTCTACGCAGATGATCAGACGTCTCACAAGCAGGTGCTCACCCTCTACAACCCTTATGAGTTCGCCCTCAAGTTCAAAG TGCTGTGCACAGCGCCAAACAAGTACACAGTGGTGGATGCCACCGGAGCAGTCAAgccacagtgttgtgttgacat AGTAATCAGACACAGAGATGTGCGGGCATGCCATTATGGGGTGTACGACAAGTTCCGACTGCAGGTGTCGGAGCAGAGTCAGCGGAAAGCGCTGGGTCGTAAAGAGGTGACAGCCACGCTTCGTGCCTCGGCCTCGCTGGAGCCGCCCAGCCCCCGGGCCCAAGATGAGGAACGCAGAATCAAAGAGCAGTTTGCAGACAGCGAGTTCTTTGAACAGACTGCATTTCAAACAG AGAGCCGCCCTGTTGCTGGAGGTCCCAGTCTGCTGACGGTGCTGCTTGGCCTGGTGTGTATGGCCGCCCTGATGCTCCCGACACTGGGGGAGCAAGAATCTACTGTGCCTGTCTACCTCCACTTAAGTGTTAACAAGAAACTTGTAGCTGCTTATGTTCTTG GTCTTCTTACAATGGTCATCCTACGCACATGA
- the pabir2 gene encoding protein FAM122B isoform X2: protein MQLATFRLSMPAKGAISLDSDNSQVFQREVLRSRRNSTTVVNRPNMVPSSPIRVPSTRLHQIKQEEGVDVMNRETAHEREVQAAMQMSQSWEESLSLSDNDLEKSASSSPKRIDFVPVSPAPSPTRGIGKKQCFSPSLQILVSSNGLTPSPIPSPTRRFSRRSQSPINCIRASILGPIKRKGEMETESQPKRLFQGTTTMLSSDVSNLSDRSSCHSPDLLDGSLSSVGSSTDSPGKMEGVSPSSSSNSPFASLQDLSPK from the exons ATGCAGCTCGCCACATTCCGCCTCAGCATGCCGGCAAAGGGAGCGATTTCATTGGACAG TGATAACTCTCAAGTGTTCCAGAGAGAGGTCCTGCGAAGCCGGAGGAATAGCACTACAGTAGTCAACAGGCCCAACATG GTCCCTTCATCACCTATTCGTGTCCCCAGCACCAGACttcatcaaataaaacaa gaggagggagtaGACGTGATGAACAGGGAGACTGCTCATGAACG GGAAGTTCAAGCCGCCATGCAGATGAGCCAGTCCTGGGAGGAAAGCCTCAGTCTG AGTGACAATGATTTGGAGAAGTCGGCATCGTCGTCTCCAAAGCGCATCGACTTTGTGCCTGTGTCTCCTGCCCCATCCCCAACCAGAGGGATAGGAAAGAAG CAGTGTTTCTCTCCTTCACTACAAATCCTTGTGAGCAGCAACGGCCTGACACCAAGCCCAATACCCAGCCCAACGCGACGCTTCAG CCGACGGAGTCAAAGCCCCATCaactgcatcagagccagcaTACTTGGACCGATAAAACGCAAAG gtgagatggagacagagagtcAACCTAAAAGGCTTTTCCAGGGTACCACCACCATGCTGTCCTCTGACGTCTCCAACCTGTCGGATCGCAGTTCCTG tCATTCTCCAGATTTGCTGGACGGCAGCCTCAGCAGCGTCGGCTCCTCTACAGACTCGCCGGGCAAAATGGAGGGGGTCTCGCCCTCCTCGTCCAGCAACTCCCCCTTCGCTTCCCTTCAGGATTTGTCCCCAAAGTGA
- the hprt1 gene encoding hypoxanthine-guanine phosphoribosyltransferase, whose translation MATSSPCVVISDDEQGYDLDLFCIPKHYASDLERVYIPHGLILDRTERLAREIMKEMGGHHIVALCVLKGGYKFFADLLDYIKALNRNSDRSIPMTVDFIRLKSYCNDQSTGEIKVIGGDDLSTLTGKNVLIVEDIIDTGKTMKTLLQLLKQYNPQMVKVASLLVKRTPRSVGYRPDFVGFEVPDKFVVGYALDYNEYFRDLNHICVISETGKEKYKA comes from the exons ATGGCGACATCCAGCCCCTGTGTTGTG ATCAGTGATGATGAGCAGGGCTATGACCTGGACCTTTTCTGCATACCAAAGCACTATGCCTCTGACCTGGAGAGGGTCTACATCCCACATGGACTCATCCTGGACAG GACAGAGCGACTAGCCAGAGAAATCATGAAGGAAATGGGGGGGCACCACATCGTGGCCCTGTGTGTGCTCAAGGGGGGCTACAAGTTCTTTGCAGACCTGTTGGACTACATCAAGGCCCTGAACCGGAACAGTGATCGCTCCATCCCAATGACAGTGGACTTCATTCGCCTCAAGAGCTACTGT AATGACCAGTCGACAGGTGAAATCAAAGTCATTGGTGGAGATGACCTTTCTACTTTGACTGGCAAG aACGTCTTGATTGTGGAG GACATCATCGACACAGGGAAGACGATGAAGACACTATTGCAACTCCTCAAACAGTACAATCCCCAAATGGTTAAAGTAGCAAG tttgTTGGTGAAGAGAACACCAAGAAGTGTTGGCTACCGGCCGGACT TTGTAGGATTCGAGGTCCCTGACAAATTTGTGGTTGGGTACGCACTAGACTACAATGAGTACTTTAGAGATCTAAAT catATCTGCGTCATTAGTGAAACAGGGAAGGAGAAGTACAAGGCGTGA
- the pabir2 gene encoding protein FAM122B isoform X3 — MVPSSPIRVPSTRLHQIKQEEGVDVMNRETAHEREVQAAMQMSQSWEESLSLSDNDLEKSASSSPKRIDFVPVSPAPSPTRGIGKKQCFSPSLQILVSSNGLTPSPIPSPTRRFSRRSQSPINCIRASILGPIKRKGEMETESQPKRLFQGTTTMLSSDVSNLSDRSSCHSPDLLDGSLSSVGSSTDSPGKMEGVSPSSSSNSPFASLQDLSPK, encoded by the exons ATG GTCCCTTCATCACCTATTCGTGTCCCCAGCACCAGACttcatcaaataaaacaa gaggagggagtaGACGTGATGAACAGGGAGACTGCTCATGAACG GGAAGTTCAAGCCGCCATGCAGATGAGCCAGTCCTGGGAGGAAAGCCTCAGTCTG AGTGACAATGATTTGGAGAAGTCGGCATCGTCGTCTCCAAAGCGCATCGACTTTGTGCCTGTGTCTCCTGCCCCATCCCCAACCAGAGGGATAGGAAAGAAG CAGTGTTTCTCTCCTTCACTACAAATCCTTGTGAGCAGCAACGGCCTGACACCAAGCCCAATACCCAGCCCAACGCGACGCTTCAG CCGACGGAGTCAAAGCCCCATCaactgcatcagagccagcaTACTTGGACCGATAAAACGCAAAG gtgagatggagacagagagtcAACCTAAAAGGCTTTTCCAGGGTACCACCACCATGCTGTCCTCTGACGTCTCCAACCTGTCGGATCGCAGTTCCTG tCATTCTCCAGATTTGCTGGACGGCAGCCTCAGCAGCGTCGGCTCCTCTACAGACTCGCCGGGCAAAATGGAGGGGGTCTCGCCCTCCTCGTCCAGCAACTCCCCCTTCGCTTCCCTTCAGGATTTGTCCCCAAAGTGA